One genomic segment of Natrinema amylolyticum includes these proteins:
- a CDS encoding aldehyde dehydrogenase family protein, translated as NLHMELGGNAPAVVFDDADLTDVAGNCAKGSFKYAGQRCSAISRVLAHESVHDELVDLIDDQMDAWTAGDLFDEDTAFGPLISEDQADWVETLVEDAVDKGAEIVRGGSRRAPEGVPDELADQFFEPTLLANVPRDARIVDEEQFGPIAAITTFEDEDDALEIANGSDLALDAAVFTSDYKRAMRMANRIDAGAVRINGAPSHGLGDVPFGGNKDSGIGREGLDASIHTMMREKSIVL; from the coding sequence AATCTGCATATGGAACTCGGCGGGAACGCCCCCGCGGTCGTCTTCGACGACGCCGACCTCACTGACGTCGCCGGCAACTGCGCCAAAGGATCGTTCAAGTACGCCGGCCAGCGCTGCTCGGCGATCTCGCGCGTGCTCGCTCACGAGTCGGTCCACGACGAGCTCGTCGACCTGATCGACGACCAGATGGACGCCTGGACCGCCGGCGACCTCTTCGACGAGGACACCGCCTTCGGTCCCCTCATCAGCGAGGACCAGGCCGACTGGGTCGAGACACTCGTCGAGGACGCCGTCGACAAGGGCGCGGAGATCGTCCGCGGCGGGAGCCGTCGCGCCCCTGAGGGCGTGCCGGACGAACTCGCCGATCAGTTCTTCGAGCCGACGCTGCTCGCGAACGTCCCGCGTGACGCCCGCATCGTCGACGAGGAGCAGTTCGGTCCCATCGCCGCGATCACGACCTTCGAGGACGAGGACGACGCCCTCGAGATCGCGAACGGCTCCGATCTCGCGCTCGACGCGGCGGTCTTCACGAGCGACTACAAGCGCGCGATGCGGATGGCCAACCGCATCGACGCCGGCGCGGTCCGGATCAACGGCGCGCCGAGCCACGGGCTGGGCGACGTCCCGTTCGGCGGCAACAAGGACTCGGGTATCGGCCGCGAGGGCCTCGACGCCTCGATCCACACGATGATGCGCGAGAAGAGCATCGTCCTGTGA
- a CDS encoding GNAT family N-acetyltransferase, translating into MTSLRQFDHDRRRQIYEYIERNGAVRPETVRQNVLVRPETSSKPARSGSDLEPSVMMSSEEFNHHVSILKRDGYLKERDGKLRVAFPMDTGEKTVKLDDLEAIIRPARQEDITGIVGVIKAIATGDTHIVAARLADEISRDEVLLRHNESEDRVFFVATVDDDTVGWLHVGGVQFPNMSHTAELTVGVLERYRGNGLGSTLMESGLDWARNRGYRKIHQNLPKTNERAVSFLKDNGWSIESNRDGHYLIDDELVDEVQLAIWLDE; encoded by the coding sequence ATGACATCTCTACGACAGTTTGACCACGATCGTCGGCGTCAAATCTACGAGTACATAGAGCGCAACGGTGCTGTGAGACCCGAAACAGTGCGCCAAAATGTCCTAGTACGGCCGGAAACCAGCTCTAAGCCGGCACGGTCAGGATCCGATCTCGAACCGTCGGTGATGATGTCGTCTGAGGAGTTCAATCACCACGTCTCTATTCTTAAGCGCGATGGCTATTTGAAGGAACGAGATGGGAAACTTCGAGTAGCGTTCCCGATGGATACGGGCGAAAAAACCGTCAAACTCGATGATCTCGAAGCGATCATTCGCCCCGCTCGCCAGGAGGACATCACCGGTATCGTCGGTGTGATCAAGGCGATTGCCACCGGAGACACCCACATCGTAGCCGCCAGGCTGGCTGACGAGATCAGCCGTGATGAAGTGCTCCTGCGTCACAATGAGAGTGAAGACCGAGTATTCTTCGTCGCTACTGTTGACGATGATACCGTCGGCTGGCTTCACGTCGGAGGGGTACAGTTTCCTAATATGAGTCACACGGCCGAGCTGACAGTAGGCGTCCTCGAGCGGTATCGCGGTAACGGGCTCGGTTCGACGCTTATGGAAAGCGGACTTGACTGGGCTCGAAATCGAGGCTATCGAAAAATTCACCAGAATCTCCCGAAGACCAATGAGCGTGCTGTCTCGTTCCTTAAGGATAACGGCTGGTCGATCGAGTCAAACCGAGACGGTCACTATCTTATTGACGACGAACTGGTTGACGAGGTCCAGCTTGCCATCTGGCTAGACGAGTGA
- a CDS encoding RNA-guided endonuclease InsQ/TnpB family protein, whose protein sequence is MQRNISTTVRVKLHSLTNRKADLLAHEYKAFQTEVHGGDADLYSATQQQVSKVQRQKDPNPDTEQPVVLRNDVFDVSYDEDTVLSSWWVKVPIYDPEHGRGNSIWCPAHVPHKDEQLVREGDIRDSELVRRDGDWYVHIVVKRSVTVQDEYDDVLAIDMGARWVATCAFLSDRNTTFYGEEVRRIREHYKQLRKSIGKAKPRQGQQVVERIGDAEARKVDDRLHKIARQIVEDAEERNAVIVVGDLGGIRKDNDKGRYVNDKTHKMPFARLLNYIEYKAHDVGIDVQLVDEYDTSKTCNHCACEGVRETQGRFECPECGLDDNADKNGALNIGKRALGKFSKPLSEAGAVLAQPETQVIVPRDDEPANLPLTVDSTPSGGTPRL, encoded by the coding sequence ATGCAACGGAACATCTCAACCACGGTGCGGGTCAAACTCCACTCGCTGACCAACAGGAAGGCTGACCTGCTCGCCCATGAGTACAAAGCGTTCCAGACCGAGGTTCACGGCGGAGACGCCGACCTCTACTCCGCGACCCAGCAACAGGTGTCGAAAGTCCAGCGTCAGAAAGACCCGAACCCCGACACCGAACAACCCGTCGTCCTTCGCAACGACGTGTTCGACGTATCCTACGACGAGGATACTGTTCTCTCGTCGTGGTGGGTCAAAGTCCCCATCTACGACCCCGAGCATGGGCGGGGAAACTCTATCTGGTGTCCCGCACACGTCCCGCACAAGGACGAACAACTCGTCCGAGAAGGCGACATTCGGGACAGCGAACTTGTGCGCCGAGATGGTGATTGGTACGTCCATATCGTCGTCAAACGGTCTGTGACCGTTCAAGACGAGTACGACGACGTACTGGCTATCGACATGGGCGCACGCTGGGTCGCTACCTGCGCGTTCCTCTCCGACCGCAATACCACCTTCTACGGTGAGGAGGTGCGTCGAATCCGCGAACACTACAAGCAACTGCGGAAGTCCATCGGGAAGGCGAAACCTCGACAGGGCCAGCAGGTCGTGGAGCGTATCGGTGACGCTGAGGCACGGAAGGTGGACGACCGCCTCCACAAGATTGCTCGCCAAATAGTGGAGGATGCCGAGGAACGGAACGCAGTTATCGTCGTGGGCGACCTCGGCGGGATTCGCAAGGACAACGACAAGGGACGGTACGTCAACGACAAGACCCACAAGATGCCGTTCGCCCGCCTCCTGAACTACATCGAATACAAGGCTCACGACGTGGGCATTGACGTGCAGTTGGTCGACGAATACGACACGTCAAAGACGTGCAACCATTGTGCCTGCGAGGGCGTCCGTGAGACGCAGGGGCGGTTTGAGTGTCCCGAGTGTGGGTTGGACGATAACGCGGACAAGAACGGTGCGCTGAATATCGGCAAACGAGCCTTGGGCAAGTTCTCGAAACCGCTGTCCGAGGCGGGGGCTGTACTGGCACAGCCCGAAACGCAGGTCATCGTCCCACGCGACGACGAACCTGCGAACCTCCCGCTAACCGTGGATTCAACCCCCAGTGGGGGAACCCCACGGCTTTAG
- the tnpA gene encoding IS200/IS605 family transposase yields the protein MPRGFDRERTTVHKLQYHFIWCPKYRKSVLEGEVRIRLEELIEEKADELDLEILELAIRPDHVHLFITGDPTLAPNKIMQQVKGYSSRHLRDEFDFGLPSLWTRSYFVSSAGDVSSEVIEEYIDAQAGE from the coding sequence ATGCCTCGTGGGTTCGACCGGGAACGTACCACCGTCCACAAACTCCAGTACCACTTCATCTGGTGCCCGAAATACCGAAAATCGGTGCTTGAGGGCGAAGTACGCATCCGTCTCGAAGAACTCATCGAGGAGAAGGCCGACGAACTCGACCTCGAAATCTTGGAGTTGGCGATTCGCCCCGACCACGTACACTTGTTCATCACGGGCGACCCCACGCTCGCCCCGAACAAAATCATGCAACAGGTCAAGGGCTACTCCTCTCGCCACCTCCGCGACGAGTTCGACTTCGGCTTGCCGTCGCTGTGGACGCGCTCGTACTTCGTCTCAAGCGCGGGCGACGTATCCAGCGAGGTCATCGAGGAGTACATCGACGCCCAAGCAGGTGAATAG
- a CDS encoding glycoside hydrolase family 15 protein, whose translation MTESGAYPPIEVYGVVGNLETCALVAPNGSVDWFPFPHLESPSILAAILDAERGGRFRITPVDSFETDRHYVDDTNVLETTFRTDGATVTVTDFLPPAGQVAHPKKVLYRKVTCTDGTIDLEVELDPQFDYGRAETSIESVGKGILADGEDERTLLESPIDLEIDGGRITGELSLDAGETEWFLLRCTGAEDANTNPDAALEETLAYWTDWAHSCGPEDDCAFEGPWHDQVVRSELVLKLLTHAESGAIAAAPTTSLPEDIGGVRNWDYRFNWLRDAGFTVQALMNLGTAEEATDYFDWFMDLCQADDPAAIQPLYSLHGESDLEERELDHFEGYRGSRPVRIGNEAAEQRQLDIYGELLLAVDEMHHHGRKLDDEEWNRIRDVVDYVREIWDEPDAGIWEVRGGNEHFVYSKVMCWVALDRGIAIATDGDHDAPLEAWRETRETIRTDVLENGYDEDVGAFVQSYGTDALDATGLLLPIVGFLPFDDDRIRGTIDAIEETLVEDDVFVSRYDGDDGLPGDEGAFVLCSCWLIDALALSGHVEEAQSRFESLLEYLNPLGLVAEEIDPETGAHLGNYPQAFSHIGIVNSALYLGYMRGNETPGPAPMGIRLGDPITSSEH comes from the coding sequence ATGACTGAGTCCGGCGCGTACCCTCCGATCGAAGTCTACGGCGTCGTCGGCAACCTCGAGACGTGCGCGCTCGTCGCGCCGAACGGTTCGGTCGACTGGTTCCCCTTCCCGCACCTCGAGTCGCCGAGCATCCTCGCCGCGATTCTCGACGCCGAGCGCGGCGGTCGATTTCGGATCACGCCGGTCGATTCCTTCGAGACGGATCGTCACTACGTCGACGACACGAACGTCCTCGAGACGACCTTTCGAACCGACGGCGCCACGGTGACGGTGACGGACTTCCTGCCCCCAGCCGGCCAGGTCGCCCATCCGAAGAAGGTTCTCTACCGCAAAGTTACCTGTACGGACGGAACCATCGACCTCGAAGTCGAACTCGATCCGCAGTTCGATTACGGGCGTGCGGAGACGTCGATCGAATCGGTCGGGAAGGGTATCCTCGCCGACGGTGAGGATGAACGGACGCTACTCGAGAGCCCGATCGACCTGGAAATCGACGGCGGGCGAATCACCGGCGAACTGTCGCTCGATGCCGGCGAGACGGAGTGGTTCCTGCTCCGGTGTACGGGCGCCGAGGACGCGAATACGAACCCGGACGCCGCACTGGAGGAGACGCTCGCGTACTGGACCGACTGGGCGCATAGCTGCGGCCCGGAAGACGACTGCGCCTTCGAGGGGCCCTGGCATGATCAGGTCGTCCGCTCGGAACTCGTTCTCAAACTCCTCACGCACGCCGAATCGGGAGCGATCGCGGCCGCGCCGACGACGTCGTTGCCCGAAGATATCGGCGGCGTCCGGAACTGGGATTACCGGTTCAACTGGCTGCGAGACGCCGGATTCACCGTTCAGGCGCTGATGAACCTCGGTACCGCCGAGGAGGCGACCGATTACTTCGACTGGTTCATGGATCTCTGTCAGGCGGACGATCCGGCAGCGATCCAGCCGCTGTATAGCCTTCACGGCGAGTCCGATCTCGAGGAGCGCGAACTCGATCACTTCGAGGGCTATCGCGGTTCGCGTCCGGTTCGGATCGGAAACGAAGCGGCCGAGCAGCGACAGCTCGATATCTACGGCGAACTCCTGTTGGCCGTCGACGAGATGCACCACCACGGGCGGAAGCTGGACGATGAGGAGTGGAACCGAATCCGTGACGTCGTCGACTACGTTCGCGAAATCTGGGACGAACCGGACGCGGGCATCTGGGAAGTCCGCGGCGGGAACGAACACTTCGTCTATTCGAAAGTGATGTGTTGGGTCGCCCTCGATCGGGGTATCGCGATCGCGACCGACGGAGACCACGACGCCCCGCTCGAGGCGTGGCGAGAGACCCGCGAGACGATCCGGACGGACGTCCTCGAGAACGGCTACGACGAGGATGTCGGCGCGTTCGTGCAGTCCTACGGGACCGATGCGTTGGACGCGACGGGGCTGTTGCTCCCGATCGTCGGCTTCCTGCCGTTCGACGACGATCGCATTCGGGGAACGATCGATGCGATCGAGGAGACGTTAGTCGAGGACGACGTTTTCGTGTCGCGGTACGATGGCGACGACGGCCTCCCGGGCGACGAGGGGGCGTTCGTCCTCTGCTCGTGCTGGTTGATCGACGCGCTGGCACTCTCCGGGCACGTCGAAGAAGCGCAGTCCCGATTCGAGTCGCTCTTGGAGTACCTGAATCCACTCGGACTCGTCGCGGAGGAAATAGACCCGGAGACCGGGGCGCACCTCGGAAACTACCCGCAAGCGTTCAGCCACATCGGCATCGTCAACAGCGCCCTCTACCTCGGCTATATGCGGGGGAACGAGACGCCCGGACCGGCACCGATGGGAATTCGGCTCGGCGATCCGATCACGTCTTCCGAACATTGA
- a CDS encoding DCC1-like thiol-disulfide oxidoreductase family protein produces MGCVPKLVYDDDCHFCTWSATFAVRRSDIQSIKLSEVREGRSRLSDFEREHLPDGYEECAQLITENAVYSCGAATEESLVIAGVLPRRLVEFLRRFETYGRLREKTYHTVSSNRDIVSNVLGRDPPVSDHVSEDEVRPEQSSR; encoded by the coding sequence ATGGGCTGCGTTCCGAAACTCGTCTACGACGACGACTGTCACTTCTGTACGTGGTCCGCGACGTTTGCCGTTCGCCGAAGCGACATTCAGTCGATCAAGCTCTCGGAAGTCCGAGAGGGACGATCACGACTCAGCGACTTCGAACGGGAGCACCTCCCCGACGGCTACGAGGAGTGCGCGCAACTGATCACCGAGAACGCGGTGTACTCCTGTGGCGCCGCGACCGAAGAGTCGCTCGTCATCGCCGGCGTGCTGCCGAGACGACTGGTCGAGTTCTTGCGGCGGTTCGAGACGTACGGGCGGCTACGAGAGAAAACGTATCACACTGTTTCGAGCAACCGAGACATCGTCTCGAACGTACTCGGCAGGGATCCCCCAGTTAGCGATCACGTCTCCGAGGACGAGGTCCGTCCCGAACAGTCGTCCAGATGA
- a CDS encoding C2H2-type zinc finger protein has protein sequence MADEHECDLCSQSFDTEEELHEHAQEEHEDEM, from the coding sequence ATGGCAGATGAACACGAGTGTGACCTCTGTAGTCAGTCGTTCGACACGGAAGAAGAACTCCACGAACACGCACAGGAGGAGCACGAAGACGAGATGTGA
- a CDS encoding winged helix-turn-helix transcriptional regulator, with protein sequence MGESTQQLKVWCTGEDWCPITSTATLIGRKWHTVVIHRLLANGPLGFNALKEEVGGISSKVLSDVLEDLEQKQLIDREIVNEKPVRVEYSLTDIGESLEPVIQEMAHWGEAHLTAAPDEESSVA encoded by the coding sequence ATGGGCGAATCGACGCAGCAACTGAAAGTGTGGTGTACGGGCGAAGACTGGTGTCCGATCACCTCCACTGCAACGCTGATCGGCAGGAAGTGGCATACTGTAGTCATTCATCGGCTACTCGCTAACGGTCCGCTCGGGTTCAATGCCCTCAAAGAAGAAGTCGGAGGCATATCCAGTAAGGTCCTCTCCGATGTTCTCGAGGACCTCGAACAGAAGCAACTGATCGACAGAGAGATCGTCAACGAAAAGCCAGTCCGGGTCGAGTACTCGCTGACCGACATCGGTGAGTCACTCGAACCTGTTATTCAAGAGATGGCTCACTGGGGAGAAGCACACCTGACGGCTGCACCGGACGAAGAGAGTTCGGTCGCGTAA
- a CDS encoding amino acid permease encodes MPKELERDLGLFAVVAISIGAMIGSGIFILPGLALKTAGPAVILAYLLAGVLVLPAALSKAEMATAMPEAGGTYIYIERGMGPLLGTIAGVGTWFSLSFKGALALVGGVPYLLYLFDLPVKPVALVLAAVLVLVNLIGAKQTGRLQIVIVTVMLAAMVWFVVGGLPSTSSAYYDGFFSKGSGGLLAATGLVFVSYAGVTKIASVAEEVENPDRNIPLGILGSLSFTTLLYVLIVVVMVGVTPPDLLSDSGVPMIHAAEATLAWPGVVAVIIAAVLALISTANAGILSSSRYPFAMARDKLAPPSLTEIHDEWGTPVQAITLTGAVMLLLIAFVPILQIAKLASAFQIIVFALVNGAVIAFREGNVGEYDPSFESPLYPWTQIFGIAGGFLLIGYMGTIPLVGAVIIIVGSMLWYAYYARGRVQREGAATDVVRRTVGRKAVERTKSTFDVVDGYEVLVAITEKTSEQRERTLIRIAADIARENDGSVTVVQFDEVADQVPLQQASETQSPADIQFEEQTEPLTEEFDVPVHYGEIVSHDTKRAIANFAEHEDVDFLLLERSDDPLYASIFGTTVEWISRNAPCDVLLIEDRDLDRIDSVTVITDRGPFDPQKITVANALASEAGGSIDLLYPLESTATETQHETIDEYLEELESLCTVPVNRSIIETDEPERDFVSVTNTSDILVIGTDGGRIRGNLFGRPADRIIDSVDCTAIQVESEWGGPGPLRRAVERIVF; translated from the coding sequence ATGCCAAAAGAACTTGAACGAGATCTCGGACTGTTCGCGGTAGTCGCTATTAGTATCGGCGCGATGATCGGAAGCGGGATCTTCATACTCCCCGGTTTAGCACTGAAGACAGCAGGGCCGGCTGTTATTCTCGCGTACCTGCTCGCAGGGGTACTTGTCCTGCCAGCTGCCTTAAGTAAGGCAGAGATGGCAACAGCGATGCCAGAGGCCGGTGGCACATACATCTACATCGAGCGTGGCATGGGCCCGCTACTCGGAACGATCGCCGGCGTCGGTACGTGGTTTTCTCTGTCGTTCAAGGGCGCACTAGCGCTGGTCGGAGGCGTCCCCTATCTCCTATACCTATTCGACTTGCCAGTGAAGCCGGTCGCACTCGTGTTGGCTGCCGTTCTCGTACTCGTCAACCTCATCGGCGCAAAACAGACTGGGCGCCTCCAGATCGTCATCGTCACAGTGATGCTCGCGGCGATGGTCTGGTTCGTCGTCGGTGGGCTTCCGTCGACGAGCAGCGCCTACTATGACGGTTTCTTCAGTAAGGGTTCCGGCGGTCTCCTCGCCGCTACTGGTCTCGTATTCGTCTCGTACGCGGGCGTGACCAAGATCGCGAGTGTCGCTGAGGAAGTGGAGAATCCGGACCGGAACATCCCACTCGGAATCCTCGGTTCACTTTCCTTTACGACGCTCCTGTACGTACTCATCGTCGTGGTGATGGTCGGGGTGACGCCGCCCGACCTCTTGAGTGACTCCGGGGTACCGATGATTCACGCGGCCGAAGCAACGCTCGCCTGGCCGGGCGTGGTTGCCGTTATTATTGCAGCCGTACTCGCATTGATTAGTACGGCCAACGCGGGTATTCTGTCGTCGTCTCGGTATCCATTTGCGATGGCTCGAGACAAGCTTGCACCGCCGTCTCTGACGGAGATTCACGATGAGTGGGGGACGCCCGTGCAGGCGATTACGCTCACTGGCGCTGTGATGTTGCTCCTCATCGCATTCGTCCCGATCCTCCAGATTGCGAAGCTGGCGAGTGCCTTCCAGATCATCGTCTTTGCCTTAGTCAATGGTGCAGTTATCGCGTTTCGTGAGGGGAACGTCGGAGAGTACGATCCCAGCTTCGAGTCGCCGCTCTATCCGTGGACTCAGATCTTCGGAATCGCCGGTGGATTCCTTCTTATCGGGTACATGGGGACAATACCGCTCGTCGGTGCTGTCATCATCATAGTCGGATCGATGCTCTGGTATGCGTATTACGCACGAGGTCGTGTCCAGCGCGAAGGCGCTGCCACGGATGTCGTGCGGCGGACTGTCGGCCGCAAAGCCGTTGAACGGACGAAGTCAACCTTCGATGTGGTTGACGGGTATGAAGTTCTCGTCGCTATCACCGAGAAAACGAGTGAGCAGCGAGAACGCACGCTAATTCGGATCGCTGCTGACATCGCCCGCGAGAATGACGGGAGCGTCACTGTCGTTCAGTTCGACGAAGTGGCCGATCAGGTACCGCTCCAACAGGCATCAGAGACGCAGTCGCCAGCGGATATCCAGTTTGAGGAACAAACGGAACCGCTCACCGAGGAGTTCGATGTCCCCGTTCACTATGGCGAGATCGTGAGTCACGACACGAAGCGAGCGATCGCTAACTTCGCCGAACACGAGGATGTAGACTTCCTCCTGCTCGAACGAAGTGACGACCCATTGTACGCCTCGATATTCGGTACTACTGTCGAATGGATCTCTCGTAATGCTCCGTGTGACGTCTTGCTTATCGAGGACCGTGATCTGGACCGGATTGATTCCGTTACAGTCATCACCGATCGCGGCCCCTTCGATCCGCAGAAGATCACTGTCGCGAACGCGTTAGCGAGCGAGGCAGGAGGAAGTATTGACCTGCTGTACCCACTCGAGAGTACAGCGACTGAGACGCAACATGAGACGATAGACGAATACCTCGAAGAATTAGAGTCGCTATGTACGGTCCCCGTGAACCGATCGATTATCGAGACTGATGAACCCGAACGGGATTTCGTCTCGGTGACTAACACTTCCGATATACTCGTTATCGGAACGGATGGAGGACGGATACGAGGGAACCTATTCGGGCGGCCGGCAGATCGGATCATCGATAGCGTCGATTGTACGGCCATCCAAGTCGAGTCGGAATGGGGAGGCCCCGGTCCTCTCCGTCGGGCCGTCGAACGAATCGTATTCTGA
- a CDS encoding Lrp/AsnC family transcriptional regulator, which yields MSEESLDDLDRRIVHSLQQDARKTSASEIAEQAGVSASTVRNRIRNLEDADILTGYHPEVNYEAASYQLQTLIVCTAPIPDREALARKALEVPGVVAVREIMTGTENVHVEAIGSDSDDLSRIGRDLDELGLEVVDEDLIRNEYERAFHGFDVESVE from the coding sequence ATGAGCGAGGAGTCACTCGATGATCTCGACAGACGCATTGTACATAGCCTTCAGCAAGATGCTCGCAAGACATCGGCGAGCGAGATCGCAGAACAGGCGGGTGTCTCGGCTAGTACAGTCCGTAATCGAATACGGAATTTGGAAGACGCAGACATCCTTACTGGATACCATCCTGAGGTGAATTACGAGGCTGCTAGTTACCAGTTGCAGACGCTTATTGTCTGTACTGCACCGATCCCCGATCGAGAGGCCCTCGCGCGGAAAGCTCTCGAGGTACCAGGTGTCGTTGCAGTCAGAGAGATTATGACCGGCACAGAGAACGTCCATGTCGAAGCAATCGGTTCGGATAGTGACGACCTCAGCCGGATCGGCCGAGACCTCGACGAACTCGGCCTCGAAGTCGTTGATGAGGACCTGATACGGAACGAGTACGAGCGTGCCTTTCACGGATTTGACGTTGAAAGCGTGGAGTGA
- a CDS encoding ribonuclease HI family protein, which yields MTDDPLPVEHLSPVAALVDEVLAGVGYEVAAATDAIDDAVPGYGGLFDPQTTPAELRRVLESLLASGLTRPSVPEPTSDTFVLYVDGSSRGNPGPAGAGAVIMDAAEDQLARLGRPVGSRTGNNTAEYVALQLGLSELLARYEPRRLEVRIDSMTVIRDVWGGDDPTESGVETYSEAITAALSSIPDHQYTHLADSDPNPADALATVGADIAAFGPG from the coding sequence GTGACCGACGATCCCCTCCCGGTCGAACACCTCTCGCCGGTCGCCGCGCTCGTCGACGAGGTACTCGCGGGCGTCGGCTACGAGGTGGCGGCCGCCACCGACGCCATCGACGACGCTGTCCCCGGTTACGGCGGTCTCTTCGATCCCCAGACCACCCCGGCCGAGTTGCGTCGCGTGCTCGAGAGTCTGCTGGCGTCAGGACTCACCCGGCCATCCGTCCCCGAACCGACGAGCGACACGTTCGTCCTCTACGTCGACGGCAGTTCACGCGGTAACCCCGGGCCCGCAGGTGCGGGCGCTGTCATCATGGACGCTGCGGAGGACCAACTCGCCCGTCTCGGCCGACCCGTCGGCTCCCGGACGGGGAACAACACCGCCGAGTACGTCGCCCTCCAGCTCGGGCTCTCCGAACTGTTGGCTCGCTACGAGCCACGCAGACTGGAAGTGCGCATCGATTCGATGACAGTTATCCGAGACGTCTGGGGTGGCGATGACCCGACTGAATCGGGCGTCGAGACATACAGCGAGGCCATCACGGCGGCACTGTCGAGCATCCCGGACCACCAGTACACGCATCTGGCTGACAGCGACCCGAACCCCGCCGACGCACTGGCGACAGTGGGTGCCGATATCGCGGCCTTTGGACCTGGATAG
- a CDS encoding DUF2249 domain-containing protein: MQSLISVVDRIDAPTDRPQETMDVRSLGPPEPLKDTLETLAELPPETVLAQRNDRVPQFLFPKLDDRGYVYETVERNEDVVTVIWYEQ, encoded by the coding sequence ATGCAATCGCTCATCTCCGTCGTCGATCGCATCGACGCACCGACTGATCGACCACAGGAGACGATGGATGTCCGGTCGCTCGGCCCGCCGGAACCGCTCAAGGACACTCTCGAGACGCTCGCCGAACTCCCGCCCGAAACGGTTCTCGCTCAGCGCAACGACCGCGTCCCCCAGTTTCTGTTCCCGAAACTCGACGACCGCGGCTACGTCTACGAGACGGTCGAGCGCAACGAGGACGTCGTGACCGTCATCTGGTACGAACAGTGA